DNA from Prunus persica cultivar Lovell chromosome G6, Prunus_persica_NCBIv2, whole genome shotgun sequence:
TTGATTGGAGCTATTACTCTGTGACACATTTATTTACACTCATTTATGTATTCATCCACTAATAGTGAGTTTCTGTTTATGGAACCGCACCCTGAGAAAATAATGAGATCAGAAAAATTGATGGTTTATTTGCACCTCCGTTTTGCGGGAtggaaccaaaaaattacTGAAGTCAAATATACGTAAAAcattaaactaattaaagaaaacaactgATTAACAACCATGTAACAAAATTAGAACAACACAAGAAATTAGAAAGACTTGCCTACTTAGCGCAACAATTACTCCTTAGGCCTTTACATGAAAATCCAAAGTTAAcatgtatttgttttttgtttatttttacaaacaaaattttttataatgaagATCATCAAGGAATCTTTATACTAGACAAATCAAAGTATAATCTATATAACACTCTTTCAGAAAAATGACACGGACTCGTACAACATCCTCATATTTTACTAGAATATCAGCTACTTGATTTATTTCCTAACATGCATGACATAAAGAGTATAATTTAAGATTTTAAAGCGACTTCCTTGAACCAGTGCACGAAACGTTCAAGGAGTGACATGTAAGTGATCACGGAtggaattggaatttgaaCACCTCAACCCAAAAGAGGATTTACAAGCTGCCAAACaaaattgttgttttgcaAAGGTCAAGTAGAAACCGAACTCATCTATTCTTTTGGTTTGGACATGTAAGTCTTTCTTTCTATGCTTAAACACATGCACAAAGACACCTGTTTGGTATCAAAGATTGAAGCTGGCAAAATTCATCATCCAACCTAACTGGCACTCACATTTTCTATCCTTAATTAAGAACCACAATAAAAATTAAGCTTCCTCTATCCAATCTATCAAAACCatggcttcttcttcatcatcttcttcatcttctttgctgctctttctctctctacttcTCCTTCTACCGTATATTACTTCTTCCAATATTATCACCATATCCATCTCACATTTACCCACAAACCCACATCCATATCCTTACCAGCACCTCAGCTACTTAGCAAATTCCTCTTTAAAAAGAGCCCGCCACCTCAAAAATCCCCAAACTACCCCTCCTCATACCAACACCAAAATCCCACTCTTCTCCCAGAGCTATGGCGAATACTCCATACCCTTGAGCTTTGGCACCCCTCCCCAAACCCTCCCCTTTATCATGGACACTGGCAGTGATTTAATTTGGTTCCCTTGCAGCAAAAAATACCAGTGCATCAATTGCTCCACTTACCACAGCAACACCGTCAAAATCAAATCTTTTATTCCCAACTTGTCCTCATCTTCCAAACCCCTCGCCTGCTTGAACCCCAAATGCGCTATGGTTTACCCGAAAATTCACTGCCCAGATTGCAAACTCGGTTCGAAAAACTGTACCCGGAGATGCCCTTGGTACACATACCCCTACGGCTCTGGCGACACAAGTGGAAGTCTACTCTCTGAAACGCTGCACCTCCCGAACCGACGCGTACCCGATTTCCTTGTGGGCTGCTCCATTCGCGCTACCTACCAACCCGCCGCTGGCATTGCAGGGTTGGGCCGCGGCCCAGCTTCTCTGCCCGCCCAATTGGccataaaaaaattctccTATTGCCTTCTCTCTCGCCTCTTCGACGACACTAACAAAAGCAGCTCACTGGTCCTCGTCGGTGGCAAAGACTCcgtcaagaaaactaaaggcGTCAGCTACACGCCGTTTGTGAAAAACCCAGAAGTCCCTGGAAAGAGGGCTTTCCTCAACTATTACTACTACGTCGGCCTCCGCCGCATCACTGTGGGAGGGCGGCGCGTGAAAATTCCGTACAGATACCTAAGGCTTGACAAGAACGGCTCCGGCGGGACCATTGTCGATTCTGGGACCACCCTCACGCATATGGCGCCTGAAGTGTTAGAGCGTGTGGCGGGAGAGTTTGAGAAGCTGACGAAGGGCTACAAGAGGGCGGAGGAAGTGGAGGCTTTGACTAGGTTGAGGCCGTGCTATAATGTTTCCGGGATTGAAACGCCGATGTTTCCAAGCCTGACGTTTCACTTCAAGGGAGGGGCTGAGATGGCGCTGCCGGAGGAGAATTACATGGCGCCGGCCGCTTGGGAGGTGCTGTGCTTGGCGATTCGGAGTGATAATTTGCCTGTGATCTCGTCTGGGCCTTCTATAATTCTGGGGAGTTTCCAAATGCAGAATTATCATGTGGAGTTTGATTTGCAGAATGAGAGGTTTGGGTTCAAGCAACAGCAATGCAACTGatgtcttttcttcttcttttgtttgttgttttctaTCGAAGAACAAATCTGTGCAGAATGAGAGAATCAAACCCACCTGGTTCATAAAgtacatgaaaaataaaaataaacatcaTTTGCACTCCACAATCATCCTccacttttatattttattatttcaagAGAGCTGTGAATCGGCTCGGAAGAGAGCTCAATCCGTTAATGGTAACAAACTATCGATAGGACAAAACCTATAAGACTTATTTATCATGTAGCATTCCACTAATGACTCCTTATTCAACCAATCACATGTTGACATGtctattaataattaataaaaaaattatttttttattgtgtcAATAGtaattctattttatttatttttacagaTTGCCATTTGTGATATTTTAGAGCTAGAAGAACATGGTAAAACTAACTAATTCACCATTATTAATCTAATCAAGAAATAATGCGCTTGTGAAGAGAGAATACAACTGTTGTTATATGGTATCGTACTTCATTACCACCTGGGTGAAAGCATGGAGGGATATTCCATTCATGTCAACATAAAAGTTATCAAACTCCATGTGGTTTGACTTTGGTGTGCTCATCTCTCTCTACCGTACCTTTGGCCACCACTCTAGGGTACTTGTTAGCCAACCAACGAAAAAAGGATGGCACTCCCATCTCCCTCGCTACCTCTTTTTGATTTCTCAGGAAAGTTAGCTCAATAGTTTCAATTCTGTGTGTCTCTCTCGTACTAAGCTTTTAACTTGCTTATATAGTAGCATGTCTGTTTGGGAGTACTTTTGGAATGGCTAAAAGCGTTTTTTGACAACCAAAAGCACTTCTGACAGCGTTTGACAAAAAAGTTTAGAAGCACTTTCTGAAGAAGCACTTGCTATATGCTTCTTTAGGAAGCACTCTCAAGTGCTTTTTCAAGAAGCACTTagattttttatgaaaatttcaacatctttataataaaagcacTTATGAGCAGAAGTGCTTCCGAGAAAAGCAATCCCAAACGAGTTAGACAAGCACTTGATAGTGGTTTTTGAATCAAAAGGTTGAATTTATATCCGAGAATCAGaagattgaatttgaattttgattattaaaaatatttgggGTTTTCGAGAGAAAACCATATCTATTTCTAAATGTGATTTGATGTATATAAAATGCTAAATTATAATTCAATGTTATATattatgaatttgaatatacCAAGTACAAAGAATCATGAGAACAATcctcaaaatgaaaagacaaaaaaaaaaaaaaaaaaacaatgatcAGATAAAGGAGGTAAAGCCAGTGTCAACGTTGATCCATTTTCCTTTgcaaataacataaaatttgaataCATGCATATACGTATGTATGAGGGTGGATATATGAGGAATCCGTGGCACCACAAATTTAGACATAAGTTTTAACCATTAGATTAGGCTACCATGAATGATTGAGATTAAACAAACTAATTCTTTCTctttgtgaaaacaaattgtatagtgaatttaatttttattatcgTTCTggcaaattattttttttttgaagattaatctttaattaattttaccACTCAATTTTCCCTCTGTACATTTATGGTTTCACACATTCCTATAAACATTAACACCATTTTTCTCTCCTATGTCCTCTTTTTCTTATAAAGTTATCATCTATTTCATTCTCACAATCAAATCTGATCCAACAAATTTCCATTTAAATAATGGCACAGTGCAAGCTTTAATCAGTAAAGCATTTGGGCAACTTTTGGCATGAAAAACTTAAGGAACATTAATGTCATAAAAATACTGAAGGACGAAATgtgataattttgtaaattttcgAGGTTATTTgcgataaaaaaaaactaattttttaaatgaattttaaaaaatatactttatttaaattaacaTGGCACTATAGtatgagaaattatagaatactatAATAGTATGGCCTTGGATAAGTGAGTTCTATATAAGTGCCACATTAACAAACTAATAGAACTTTTGATGGAAACTCACGACAATGACTATTTGTGAGCACACATATTAACCTTAAGGCTGCATTTGGTTTATGGGAAAGAAGACTCGGggatagaaaatcaattgctttctcatgtttggtaatgcatGAGAAATGATTGCATGGTACATGGAAAAATAAGGGGGAAAATTCATCCCCCCATTGGGTTTCATTTTCCCTTCCCATGAGAAAGGTTGGGAAAATAGGCCAGCattaaatgcacatttttcatgatcattttgtccccattaaGAGTatctacaatcatgctctctattttttagttaaaatttacctaaaaacatacaaaagttattttaggtgctctctataaaatttgaactccaatTATACTCCCTAGTTGAGGGAGtcataaaaaatagttagcattaattaaaagtttaaactatgcataaaacaaaacaacattaaattataaagagCCACTAggagttctctctctctctctctctctctctctctctctctctctctcactatgagatttaggagctcctagaagtctccctattttaggagattttaggaggtggatagggaACATAGTTAGAATTGTATTTTTCCAGttcctctccttttttttatttttttttatttttatgaatgtGGTTTAGAGAGTCCATTAAGGATGCTCagcatccacaatcatgttctCTATTTTTCAGTAAAATTTTGgctaaaaacatataaaagttattttaggagctctctataaaatttaaactccaatcatgctctctagtTTAGGGAATCATATAtgctacaattttttttaattaggcaatctctattaaaaataatataaaaaatagttagcattagGTAGGTTGCTTGACATACTGTGACGGTGGTCTATATGGGATCAATCTTCTTGTCATATTCGTTTAATACCATTCTGACTCAGAAAAATTTCCAGGGGGGTCGATTCTGTGAAAGATAGGATCattaaaggtttgaaatactcattaaataaaacagcattaaattatagggagcacCTAGaagtcatttctctctcctcaaattTAGGAGCTCGTAGAGATCTCCTTATTTTAGAAGGTGGAtggggagcatggttggagttgtattttcCAATTCCTTCCTAACATTTGTCTAAGGATGTGGTTTATGGAGCCCATTAATTGCTAAACACTTTAACTACAAGCCCTTCACCTTTAATATGACATGCtgaaaaaccctaaattctcTCTGAAGGTGAAACTATGAGCTTGCACTAAAGCCACCGCCCCCCTTTGGAGGTGGGTGGCTTCTCCATCGTCCATCTTTCTCTCCTCATCTCCCTTTCTCCTTTCCTAGTTTTCTTCccctctcattttctctccCCAGATTCATTCGGAATTTAAGTCCTCTTGCTCAGATCTATCTGGATCttgtcttttgtttatttgtttgtgtgtttttctgTTGTAGGTCCTTGTTGACTTTTGTTGTCATTGAGATGGCTGAGGTGTGGTGTTGTCAGCCcagcttttttctttattttttgttgtgtttttgaaGCAAGTACTGCAATCCACCATGGACACCATGATTTTGTTGCAGCTTTTTGCCCACTCACATGGATTTTGCTCCAGTTCAATGTTTGGAGTTGGAAAAGTGATTGTTGCGGGTTTGAGTGGGATCAGGTTTTGCCTATGCAAAATAAGAGGTTTAGCCATGTTGGTGCTACGAGTCTCTTTGGTTTGCTAGAGAGGATGTGGTGTGGTGTTATTATTTCTGTGTTTATTTTAGTCTAATAATTCTCATAAACTCAATAGGAGTTTGTTGATGTTTGTATTTAGTGTTTGACTTTTTGATGCGGATCTGATGTTACTACCGTTGCTAGGTGGATTTGTATTGTAGGTCTGAGTACAGGTGCTTTTATCTGCCGAATTGGaggttttaggtttttttggcATGTGTAATTCTCTccaaatcaaaccaatttatttttgtgtttggtcACTGGAGATGTTGTACTCATATTTGGCATTATAGCTACTTTGTACTTCTTTTTgtgttatcaataaaattactatcgcttttaatattaaaaaaaaaaaaaaacaatatatcattaaatgtaatattttattatttaatttcatatgggtataattgaaaaattaaacaaactttgttttgtaataactcaatctgatagtttcgtgAACCTCATgaatgttttgtgataaaggTCATTCAATAAACTTCACATAAACCAGAAGTTGACCTTTCACAAATTCAGCTCCAAACATTTGCACATTTTGGCACCAATATAGCCGTAATTACGTTTGATGAggacaacaaaaataaaataatttatttttatatgactACTAATAACTACCGGAGTAGaacctttaaataaattaaattcattttcaaatttaattttataaatacacAGCTAATAAACATGGCTCTTAATTTattgcaagagcaaaaaaaaa
Protein-coding regions in this window:
- the LOC18775368 gene encoding probable aspartyl protease At4g16563, which gives rise to MASSSSSSSSSLLLFLSLLLLLPYITSSNIITISISHLPTNPHPYPYQHLSYLANSSLKRARHLKNPQTTPPHTNTKIPLFSQSYGEYSIPLSFGTPPQTLPFIMDTGSDLIWFPCSKKYQCINCSTYHSNTVKIKSFIPNLSSSSKPLACLNPKCAMVYPKIHCPDCKLGSKNCTRRCPWYTYPYGSGDTSGSLLSETLHLPNRRVPDFLVGCSIRATYQPAAGIAGLGRGPASLPAQLAIKKFSYCLLSRLFDDTNKSSSLVLVGGKDSVKKTKGVSYTPFVKNPEVPGKRAFLNYYYYVGLRRITVGGRRVKIPYRYLRLDKNGSGGTIVDSGTTLTHMAPEVLERVAGEFEKLTKGYKRAEEVEALTRLRPCYNVSGIETPMFPSLTFHFKGGAEMALPEENYMAPAAWEVLCLAIRSDNLPVISSGPSIILGSFQMQNYHVEFDLQNERFGFKQQQCN